One genomic segment of Blastopirellula marina includes these proteins:
- a CDS encoding TadE/TadG family type IV pilus assembly protein, whose amino-acid sequence MTLYTRKIRSRWRGATMVETALVLMILFVTIFGIFEFGMTAIRQNILDEAAHRLARAGAIRGDGSSLGEWGPETISSTLDAQADLLAEIGPAAYMLDTRRVNVEMSWQDSVATTNSELTVQVTSQHPLLLGALWGMDSILLSSRAVERVE is encoded by the coding sequence ATGACCCTCTATACCCGAAAAATACGAAGTCGATGGCGTGGTGCCACAATGGTCGAAACGGCCCTGGTGCTCATGATTTTGTTTGTCACCATTTTTGGGATTTTCGAGTTTGGGATGACAGCCATTCGACAAAACATCCTCGATGAAGCGGCACATCGGCTCGCTCGGGCCGGAGCAATTCGCGGCGATGGCTCCTCGTTGGGGGAATGGGGGCCTGAGACAATCTCCTCCACTTTAGATGCCCAGGCAGACCTGCTCGCGGAAATCGGACCTGCTGCCTACATGCTGGATACACGTCGGGTAAACGTTGAAATGAGTTGGCAAGATAGTGTGGCAACAACGAATTCGGAACTGACGGTCCAGGTGACTAGTCAGCACCCGCTGCTACTCGGAGCACTGTGGGGGATGGATTCGATACTTCTATCCAGTCGAGCCGTAGAACGAGTCGAATAG
- a CDS encoding pilus assembly protein TadG-related protein → MRRNAGQSTRRGKVLVFLAVLLPTLFTFLLLVLDGSNVTASFRDAQQVADTAALSGADELFFGSSTSEVEAIASAFAEANVSTNSATIEVNCPPLTGSFAGSSSHVEVILRDAVRNSFGSTRLGNEETTISARSVAGLKAVTDDSAIIVLDDDPPPFALSPVLPIVPSLPAILGGMEVLGLGQVTVDGAVIVNTKWGGVDEHNENVGKNALPPYGISCTPILATSKLAATDIRTSGGVDRLQNYSKFGSSGSENFLHAKRRPVPDPFRELPVPTVGVDATNVKADFHGGRTIVGIPLIGPPVTMRPGVYEWITVLAGRVEFEPGVYIIRNTDPLTQISLTMLAGEIQADGVMFYITDNAGYSPTLGTPDASDGETRPDAGGLLADVVGLLPSAVVNIGLLGSDISPINDSSSPFDGFSFYQRRTDRRPMVFVQENLLGNGSLAGHIYSKWGHVILAGKGTFDARFVVGTLRIIALLDMDIRPTIDLPPAYDVYLAE, encoded by the coding sequence ATGAGACGAAATGCTGGTCAATCTACGCGACGCGGAAAGGTGCTTGTCTTTCTGGCTGTACTCCTGCCGACGCTGTTTACATTTCTGCTGTTGGTGCTTGACGGAAGCAACGTTACGGCTAGTTTTCGTGATGCTCAGCAGGTAGCAGATACTGCGGCATTGTCTGGGGCTGACGAACTCTTCTTCGGTTCGTCGACTAGTGAAGTCGAGGCAATTGCGAGTGCGTTTGCCGAGGCAAACGTCTCAACAAACAGTGCCACCATTGAAGTCAACTGCCCACCTTTGACTGGAAGCTTCGCAGGCTCGTCCAGTCATGTGGAAGTGATCTTGCGTGACGCAGTTCGTAATTCCTTCGGCTCGACTCGCCTAGGGAATGAAGAGACCACCATCAGTGCCCGATCGGTGGCAGGCCTGAAGGCAGTTACCGACGACTCGGCGATCATCGTGTTGGATGACGATCCACCACCGTTCGCCTTGTCGCCGGTACTGCCTATTGTGCCGTCGTTGCCGGCGATCTTGGGCGGTATGGAGGTTTTGGGGCTCGGGCAAGTCACCGTCGACGGCGCGGTGATCGTGAACACCAAATGGGGAGGAGTTGATGAGCATAACGAAAATGTGGGAAAGAATGCCCTTCCGCCATATGGCATTTCCTGTACGCCGATACTTGCCACGTCGAAACTCGCTGCAACCGATATTCGCACGTCAGGCGGAGTCGATCGACTGCAAAACTATTCCAAGTTTGGAAGCTCTGGATCGGAAAACTTTCTACATGCGAAACGTCGCCCTGTGCCTGATCCGTTTCGCGAGTTGCCGGTGCCAACGGTTGGGGTCGATGCTACGAATGTGAAAGCAGACTTCCATGGCGGTCGTACGATTGTTGGCATTCCGTTGATCGGGCCCCCGGTCACGATGAGGCCTGGTGTGTACGAGTGGATTACGGTACTAGCAGGTCGCGTCGAGTTTGAACCAGGTGTCTACATCATTCGCAACACCGATCCCCTTACACAGATTTCGCTGACGATGTTGGCCGGCGAGATCCAGGCGGATGGGGTTATGTTCTACATCACCGACAACGCAGGTTACTCACCCACATTAGGTACGCCAGATGCTTCTGATGGCGAGACGCGTCCCGACGCCGGCGGACTGCTGGCCGATGTCGTCGGGCTGTTGCCCTCGGCAGTGGTCAATATCGGACTGTTGGGGAGTGATATCTCGCCCATCAACGATTCAAGCAGCCCGTTTGATGGCTTTTCTTTCTACCAGCGTCGAACGGATCGTCGACCAATGGTATTCGTTCAGGAGAATCTGCTGGGCAACGGTAGCCTGGCAGGGCATATCTATTCCAAGTGGGGGCATGTCATATTGGCCGGAAAAGGGACATTCGATGCTCGCTTTGTCGTGGGCACTTTGCGAATTATCGCCTTGCTGGATATGGACATACGTCCGACCATCGACCTTCCTCCAGCATATGACGTCTACTTAGCCGAATAG
- a CDS encoding DUF1592 domain-containing protein, producing the protein MKLSLRASICAHHTSIAGVTGLILLLISTIASQAAEPASPNAVRSFLENNCYDCHQGESAEAALDLEKLSFDLGDSSNLQRWVRIYDRVHDGEMPPADYGEPGAKERQTFLAATNHGLMNFQKNIQTKYGRVRGRRLTRKQIERSMQDLLAIDIPLLDYLPAEQKTEGFTTVASGQGMSHFQLAAHLETVDVALDEAFRRALSPEDEYQKDFNAQGVARTSPTRRCREPEMRKGKAVIWSSGLIYYGRLPATTAKEDGWYEFEVTVSGVKLPKTGGVWSTVRSGPCVSSAPLLAHITTFEAMEQPKVIKFTTWLPRGHMLEIRPGDTTLKKGRFAGGQVGVGEGEPQDLPGIAFDRVTMKQVHLNGNDDLVREFLLGDLKVEPQKDKRKPWIVISKNPKADAERLLTQFASRAFRRPVTSEEMQPYLAEVNEAIDKKAEFVEAIRLGYRALLCSPRFIYFAEEPGSLDDYEVATRLSYLLTGSTPDAELMQLASAGKMRDTETLKQQTRRLLSGNQAERFIHDWAGEWLDLDQIDFTQPDAKLYRDFDPIVEQAMLTETEAYLGEMLNENLSVSHLIDSDFTYLNSRLARYYEIDGITGDELQRIKLKPQDRRGGLITQGAIMKVTANGSNTSPVIRGVWVSERLLGVDVPPPPSNVPAVEPDIRGAKTIREQLAKHRSQGECASCHTKIDPAGFALENYDPTGRWRDNYPQVQGRGVKAGPKIDASYELPSGQEFRNIDGFQKIVTSHPHRLAANVAEHLLVYGTGATIEFADRPQVELIANKAAADGYGFRSIIEHVVTSDLFLSK; encoded by the coding sequence ATGAAACTTTCCCTACGTGCTTCGATATGCGCGCATCACACTTCTATTGCTGGTGTGACGGGTCTGATTCTATTGCTGATTTCGACCATCGCGTCGCAAGCCGCGGAACCGGCATCCCCCAACGCGGTACGCAGTTTTCTTGAAAACAATTGTTACGATTGCCACCAAGGCGAATCCGCCGAGGCTGCGCTCGATTTGGAAAAGCTTTCATTCGACCTTGGTGACAGCAGCAATCTACAACGCTGGGTGCGTATCTACGATCGAGTTCACGATGGCGAAATGCCTCCGGCTGATTATGGGGAACCCGGTGCGAAAGAGCGTCAGACGTTTCTCGCTGCCACGAACCATGGATTGATGAACTTTCAAAAGAATATCCAAACCAAGTACGGGCGTGTTCGCGGGCGTCGGTTGACGCGAAAGCAGATCGAGCGATCGATGCAAGATTTGTTGGCCATCGATATCCCGCTGTTGGACTATTTACCGGCAGAGCAAAAGACAGAGGGATTCACGACCGTTGCTTCCGGGCAAGGGATGTCCCACTTTCAATTGGCTGCCCATCTTGAGACGGTCGACGTTGCCCTTGATGAGGCTTTTCGTCGCGCACTAAGTCCTGAAGATGAATATCAAAAAGACTTCAATGCTCAAGGTGTTGCTCGAACGAGTCCAACACGTCGCTGCCGTGAGCCTGAGATGCGCAAAGGCAAAGCCGTGATCTGGAGTTCAGGCTTGATCTATTACGGTCGATTGCCAGCCACCACAGCGAAAGAGGATGGATGGTATGAGTTTGAAGTGACCGTTTCCGGGGTCAAGTTGCCTAAAACAGGGGGCGTCTGGTCGACGGTTCGTAGCGGGCCATGCGTCTCGAGTGCTCCTCTTCTAGCCCACATCACAACCTTCGAGGCCATGGAGCAGCCCAAGGTGATTAAGTTCACCACTTGGCTTCCCAGAGGGCATATGCTTGAAATTCGCCCAGGCGATACAACTTTGAAAAAGGGACGCTTTGCTGGTGGTCAGGTAGGAGTCGGCGAAGGGGAACCGCAAGACTTGCCTGGGATCGCTTTCGACCGGGTGACGATGAAGCAGGTTCATCTTAACGGAAACGATGACCTAGTCCGTGAGTTCCTGCTAGGGGACCTGAAGGTTGAGCCGCAAAAAGACAAACGTAAGCCTTGGATAGTGATTAGTAAGAATCCCAAGGCAGATGCCGAACGACTGTTAACGCAATTCGCCAGTCGAGCCTTTCGACGTCCGGTTACCTCGGAAGAGATGCAACCCTACTTGGCAGAGGTAAACGAAGCGATCGACAAAAAAGCCGAATTCGTCGAAGCGATTCGCTTGGGTTATCGTGCTCTCTTGTGTTCGCCGCGATTCATTTACTTTGCCGAAGAGCCGGGTTCGCTGGATGATTACGAGGTCGCGACTCGCCTAAGCTATCTCCTTACCGGAAGCACGCCTGATGCGGAGCTAATGCAGTTGGCGTCCGCTGGAAAAATGCGTGACACAGAAACGCTCAAGCAGCAAACGCGACGGTTGTTGTCCGGTAATCAGGCCGAGCGTTTCATTCACGACTGGGCGGGAGAATGGCTCGACCTGGATCAGATCGACTTCACGCAGCCAGATGCAAAGCTGTATCGAGACTTTGATCCGATCGTCGAACAGGCCATGCTGACCGAAACAGAGGCCTATCTCGGCGAAATGCTGAACGAGAACCTTAGCGTTTCTCATTTGATCGACTCGGACTTCACCTATCTCAATAGCCGTTTGGCTCGCTACTACGAAATCGACGGAATCACTGGGGACGAACTTCAACGGATCAAGCTGAAGCCGCAAGACCGACGTGGAGGTTTGATTACCCAGGGGGCGATCATGAAAGTGACCGCGAATGGGTCGAACACGTCGCCGGTGATTCGTGGCGTGTGGGTCTCCGAGCGATTACTAGGTGTGGACGTGCCTCCGCCACCGAGTAACGTTCCGGCTGTTGAGCCTGATATTCGTGGTGCCAAGACCATTCGCGAACAATTGGCTAAACATCGTAGCCAAGGGGAGTGTGCCAGTTGCCATACAAAGATCGACCCAGCCGGATTTGCGTTGGAGAATTACGATCCGACCGGAAGGTGGCGAGACAATTATCCGCAAGTTCAAGGACGCGGAGTGAAAGCTGGTCCGAAGATCGATGCGAGTTACGAATTGCCCAGCGGGCAAGAATTCAGAAACATCGATGGCTTTCAGAAGATCGTAACGAGCCATCCCCATCGTCTGGCGGCGAACGTTGCCGAGCATCTGTTAGTGTACGGTACCGGGGCGACGATTGAGTTTGCCGATCGTCCGCAGGTCGAATTGATTGCCAATAAAGCGGCCGCAGACGGCTACGGATTCCGCTCGATTATCGAGCATGTCGTTACCAGTGATCTTTTCCTAAGCAAGTAA
- a CDS encoding type II secretion system F family protein: MFELEWSTWLVVASVFIGVSCLVIAASSVLTTVPDRALSRVDGLIEGGREKSPSKASQLLSRVAVSSTAKELMRRLMPDDETRRTRMMRRLIRAGYYEPAALGYFMIAKIILMVAPVTAATLLAWAFPWPWHWTLMVGALLGFVGMLVPDIMLRSITRNRQRYFRQALPDFVDLAITCVEGGMGLSEAISQVHSEMRQTHAVLATELDFVLRDVHLGQTLGQGFGRMSDRTGVDEARALASFVEQSQRFGSEMGSALRELSDMLRFQREQRAEELAQQASVKILVPTLLFIFPTIFVVLAGPAALQIQQSFQEVPQEAKPAEAKK, translated from the coding sequence ATGTTTGAGTTGGAATGGTCGACGTGGTTGGTCGTGGCTTCGGTGTTCATTGGTGTGTCATGCCTGGTGATCGCGGCTTCGAGCGTCTTAACGACTGTGCCGGACAGGGCCCTGTCACGCGTCGATGGCCTGATTGAGGGAGGGCGGGAAAAGTCGCCGTCGAAGGCTTCGCAACTGTTAAGCCGAGTAGCTGTCAGTAGTACCGCCAAGGAATTAATGCGCCGCTTGATGCCTGATGACGAGACACGTCGCACTCGGATGATGCGGCGATTGATTCGGGCAGGCTACTACGAGCCAGCCGCGTTGGGGTACTTCATGATTGCAAAGATCATTCTCATGGTCGCACCGGTCACTGCGGCTACTCTGCTTGCATGGGCATTTCCGTGGCCTTGGCATTGGACCTTGATGGTGGGGGCGCTGTTAGGTTTCGTGGGGATGTTGGTGCCAGACATTATGCTTCGTTCGATAACACGAAATCGCCAACGCTACTTTCGCCAAGCCCTGCCTGATTTTGTTGACTTGGCGATAACGTGTGTGGAAGGGGGCATGGGGCTTTCTGAAGCGATCAGTCAAGTTCATTCCGAGATGCGGCAAACGCATGCCGTATTGGCCACCGAACTCGACTTCGTGTTGCGGGACGTTCACCTGGGGCAAACCCTGGGGCAGGGGTTTGGCCGTATGAGCGACCGCACCGGCGTCGACGAGGCTCGGGCGTTGGCATCGTTCGTGGAACAGTCGCAGAGGTTTGGTTCCGAAATGGGCTCGGCCCTGCGGGAGTTGTCCGATATGTTGCGATTTCAACGCGAACAACGCGCCGAGGAATTGGCTCAGCAGGCCTCCGTCAAGATTTTGGTGCCGACACTCCTGTTTATCTTTCCAACGATCTTTGTCGTCTTAGCGGGCCCTGCCGCACTGCAGATCCAGCAGTCTTTCCAAGAGGTTCCTCAGGAAGCCAAGCCAGCGGAGGCCAAGAAGTGA
- a CDS encoding sensor histidine kinase, whose amino-acid sequence MRVLVAEDGMMMRRILVRALEGWKYEVTEVENGAQAWEAFEAEPFRLVLTDWVMPEVDGLDLIRRIRSAKLPFYVYIILLTAKSEKEDLVVGMEAGADDFLVKPVDHNELRVRLREGERIVRLEQELAEQNRQLRETQAALVQSEKLASLGQMAAGMAHEINNPIALVANNLAVLKRDVSSAFELLDMYRSIHDEIAKINPELAKNAAELEEDCDYQWIRDESPELFDRSLTGLQRVRDIVQNLRSFARLDEAELDHLDVNAALFAVSQVLHHEIEARQIELIVDPGDIPLILCEPVKIQQVLHHLLLNAIQASDVGGKVTLSSSRCDEGVQIDVQDHGCGMSGSDLAHIFEPFFTTRAVGSGQGLGLAVSYGIVRDHGGSIQVRSQLGRGTTFSVQLPVRPLDNQSPGGSHES is encoded by the coding sequence ATGAGAGTACTCGTTGCAGAAGATGGGATGATGATGCGACGGATTCTCGTCCGGGCGCTCGAAGGCTGGAAGTACGAAGTCACAGAAGTCGAGAATGGTGCCCAGGCCTGGGAGGCATTCGAAGCCGAACCTTTTCGCTTGGTACTGACCGACTGGGTCATGCCTGAAGTTGACGGTCTGGATCTGATTCGGCGGATTCGCTCGGCCAAACTGCCGTTCTATGTCTACATCATTCTGCTCACCGCAAAAAGTGAGAAGGAAGACTTGGTCGTTGGCATGGAAGCTGGTGCCGATGACTTCCTAGTCAAACCGGTTGATCACAACGAACTGCGAGTGCGACTACGCGAAGGAGAACGTATCGTTCGCCTGGAGCAGGAGTTGGCCGAGCAAAATCGCCAACTGCGAGAGACACAGGCCGCCTTGGTGCAGAGTGAGAAGCTGGCTAGTCTCGGCCAGATGGCCGCCGGCATGGCTCACGAGATCAACAACCCAATTGCCCTGGTAGCCAACAACCTGGCAGTACTCAAACGAGATGTATCCTCGGCTTTCGAACTCTTAGATATGTACCGCTCGATCCACGACGAGATTGCCAAGATCAATCCAGAACTTGCCAAGAACGCGGCAGAACTGGAAGAGGATTGCGACTATCAATGGATCCGAGATGAGTCGCCTGAGTTGTTTGATCGCTCTTTAACCGGTCTACAGAGGGTCCGAGATATCGTCCAGAACTTGCGTTCCTTTGCCCGTTTGGACGAGGCGGAACTCGACCACTTGGATGTCAACGCGGCTCTATTCGCCGTTTCGCAAGTTCTGCATCACGAGATCGAAGCTCGACAAATTGAACTAATTGTCGACCCAGGCGATATTCCTTTGATTCTCTGTGAACCCGTCAAAATTCAACAGGTACTTCATCACTTGCTTTTGAATGCCATTCAAGCCAGCGATGTAGGCGGTAAAGTCACCCTCAGTTCCTCACGCTGTGACGAAGGTGTCCAAATTGACGTCCAAGACCACGGTTGTGGCATGTCCGGAAGTGATTTAGCCCATATTTTTGAGCCTTTTTTCACAACCAGGGCCGTTGGTAGCGGCCAAGGTCTAGGGCTTGCGGTCAGCTATGGAATTGTCCGGGACCATGGCGGATCGATTCAAGTCCGCAGCCAGTTGGGCCGCGGCACTACTTTTAGTGTACAATTGCCCGTACGACCGCTCGATAATCAATCACCGGGAGGTAGTCATGAAAGCTAA
- a CDS encoding TadE/TadG family type IV pilus assembly protein — protein sequence MKASPNTRFKGLAATEMAICLPLLFVMTMFCVQLAQGYHIKSVANQAAWRAIRYASTTHFDEDEIEQWKADVTAKAVEELSQLSAFDPDGLILKLETTTENERVEIQMEMHLTIDSPLQLMPGDFHVRRNLRIRQYR from the coding sequence GTGAAAGCATCCCCCAACACTCGCTTCAAAGGATTGGCGGCCACCGAGATGGCGATCTGCCTGCCGCTGTTATTCGTCATGACGATGTTCTGCGTGCAACTTGCGCAGGGATATCACATTAAGTCGGTTGCCAACCAAGCGGCGTGGCGAGCAATTCGTTACGCCAGTACCACGCATTTTGATGAAGACGAAATAGAGCAGTGGAAGGCCGATGTTACTGCCAAGGCGGTGGAAGAGTTGTCTCAGCTTTCAGCCTTCGATCCAGATGGCCTCATATTGAAACTGGAAACGACAACCGAAAACGAACGCGTTGAGATTCAAATGGAAATGCATCTGACGATCGATTCACCATTGCAACTGATGCCTGGTGATTTTCATGTCCGCCGCAACCTGAGAATTCGGCAATATCGATGA
- a CDS encoding response regulator, producing the protein MKAKPAILLVDDEPDILHSLIGLLRRQFTVHTAQSGEEALQIMAEHPIAVLMTDQRMPEMTGAELARHCCRKFPKTTRILFTGYADIKSVIEAINTGGLYRYVTKPWDPDDLIDLLTEAAEVYEKEAAHQKLIQEMQRYVAMGQQISQQLRLGSDGQQVDPDLLQQFHQSGNLLEDLTNDTCKPAAGD; encoded by the coding sequence ATGAAAGCTAAACCAGCAATTCTGTTGGTAGACGATGAGCCCGACATTTTGCACTCGTTAATCGGCTTGTTGCGCCGTCAGTTCACGGTTCACACCGCCCAGTCCGGAGAAGAAGCTCTGCAGATCATGGCCGAGCACCCCATTGCCGTACTGATGACCGACCAGCGCATGCCAGAGATGACCGGTGCCGAGTTAGCTCGTCATTGCTGTCGTAAGTTCCCCAAGACGACGCGAATTTTGTTCACGGGGTATGCCGACATCAAATCGGTCATCGAAGCCATCAATACCGGCGGCCTATATCGTTACGTCACCAAACCCTGGGACCCTGACGACTTGATTGACCTGCTGACTGAAGCGGCTGAGGTCTACGAAAAGGAAGCCGCCCACCAGAAGCTCATTCAAGAGATGCAGCGATACGTTGCGATGGGACAACAGATTTCCCAACAACTTCGGTTAGGGAGTGATGGCCAGCAGGTCGATCCTGACTTGCTACAGCAGTTCCACCAATCCGGCAACCTATTGGAAGACTTGACCAACGACACATGTAAGCCTGCCGCTGGAGACTAA
- a CDS encoding DUF1552 domain-containing protein → MSRQVHFNFGKKLNRRTVLRSTAGVGMAIPWLSAMQKAFAGSEEQKTPKRFVAMTLGLGLHAENLNPEKAGRDYKPSRYLEKLQDIRDKYTVVSGTSHPEVSGGHRAEASLLSATPMGKGAQARTTISIDQLLAKHMGHNTRFPSLVLSSSGNSSPSYTENGSMIPAESSPARLFMQLFVNDSPEEQAKQLHRARQGKSIMDLVAEDAKSLSRELGAGDRDRLAAYFNSVRELEKRMLEAEQWAHLPKPKVDAKKPIDISNPNDFIGRQRLMSDMIRLALSTDSTRFVSYHLGGSGGVVPLEGVDEGYHSLSHHGLDEEKLEQLALIETAIVHAWGDFLRGLDGVQEESGSLLENTSVLLTSNLGNASSHDNRNMPVLFAGGGFKHGQHLAFDKKNNYPLPNLFLSVLQQSGLEVDQFATSTGTMSGLEAA, encoded by the coding sequence ATGTCGCGCCAAGTTCATTTCAACTTCGGGAAGAAGCTGAACCGCCGAACAGTTTTGCGCAGCACCGCTGGTGTTGGGATGGCTATTCCTTGGCTGAGCGCAATGCAGAAAGCGTTCGCCGGAAGTGAAGAGCAGAAGACGCCCAAACGGTTCGTCGCGATGACGCTAGGGCTGGGTTTGCATGCCGAGAACCTTAACCCCGAGAAGGCTGGTCGTGATTACAAGCCTTCGCGGTACCTGGAGAAGTTGCAGGACATTCGCGACAAGTACACCGTCGTATCCGGCACGTCTCATCCCGAGGTCTCTGGAGGTCATCGCGCCGAGGCCAGTCTCCTTTCGGCAACTCCGATGGGAAAAGGAGCCCAAGCACGTACAACGATTTCAATCGATCAACTGTTGGCCAAGCACATGGGGCACAATACTCGGTTCCCTTCGCTCGTGCTCAGTTCGTCGGGGAATAGCAGCCCTTCGTATACCGAGAACGGGTCGATGATTCCAGCGGAAAGTTCGCCGGCTCGGCTGTTTATGCAGTTGTTCGTGAACGACTCCCCGGAAGAGCAGGCCAAGCAGTTGCACCGTGCCCGCCAAGGCAAAAGCATCATGGACCTCGTTGCAGAAGATGCAAAGTCGCTTTCTCGCGAACTGGGGGCAGGTGACCGAGATCGACTAGCCGCCTATTTCAATAGCGTTCGGGAACTGGAAAAACGCATGCTCGAGGCCGAGCAGTGGGCGCACTTGCCCAAGCCCAAGGTTGACGCGAAGAAGCCGATCGATATCAGCAATCCAAATGATTTCATCGGTCGTCAGCGCTTGATGAGTGATATGATCCGCCTGGCACTGTCGACCGACTCGACGCGATTCGTTTCGTATCACCTGGGTGGTAGTGGCGGCGTGGTTCCGCTGGAAGGGGTCGATGAAGGATACCACTCACTGAGTCACCATGGTCTCGATGAAGAGAAGCTCGAACAGCTTGCACTGATCGAGACGGCCATCGTCCATGCCTGGGGAGATTTCCTGCGAGGTCTCGATGGGGTTCAGGAAGAGAGCGGCAGCTTGCTAGAGAATACTTCGGTTTTGCTGACCAGTAACCTGGGGAATGCTTCGAGCCATGACAACCGAAACATGCCAGTCCTGTTTGCTGGCGGTGGTTTCAAGCATGGACAGCATTTGGCATTCGACAAGAAGAACAATTACCCGCTGCCGAATCTATTCCTCTCGGTCCTGCAGCAATCGGGTCTGGAAGTCGATCAGTTCGCCACAAGCACCGGGACCATGAGCGGTCTTGAGGCAGCATAG